Proteins encoded by one window of Cydia fagiglandana chromosome Z, ilCydFagi1.1, whole genome shotgun sequence:
- the LOC134679422 gene encoding uncharacterized protein LOC134679422, whose amino-acid sequence MAPLRLLAALLALQLQLNYGQKINEGNNLVAVASHKLAAIKQQSQKQNLTDSDQTTDSEDNLEVTTDKDLEPVNLNTSAIYPGGGTITSITFVRNPAYDGPLPTFSIINSENASDSIVGTLSQDTAYLTSASPNNDLSYTAVSQVAGQQTDDKVGFMAKSPLFISFAPRCSGAVSSQSPYVINACPPHSSATPQPSPPPKQQILSSGQLQPSSAQNPTNMRLRFIPASAAVQGTGPVKSTVPVSPQVPTQSTIPIQNTMPMQNTVPMQRAVPMQSTLPIQNTIPIENTIPIHSAIPIQRTVSNAPIQNPIANIVQHPNLGLLLTHILSQNPVKQEYSSPTNIRYITESRKPSKQNAVKTLLPLLVQLLTEKNNNCCECKNENELSHTYSRYKPGFKKRFDKFEVNFGRPDVNHYHRLEQNKRIKKPFDDTLEEEDYSDETSDYTDEEYDDED is encoded by the exons ATGGCGCCGCTCCGCCTGCTAGCCGCGCTGCTCGCCCTGCAGCTTCAG TTAAATTATGGACAGAAAATTAACGAAGGAAACAATTTGGTAGCCGTAGCGTCGCACAAGTTGGCAGCCATAAAACAACAATCTCAGAAACAAAATCTTACCGACTCGGATCAAACGACAGACTCCGAAGACAATTTAGAAGTGACGACTGACAAAGATTTAGAACCAGTCAATTTAAACACCAGCGCCATATATCCTGGCGGCGGCACGATAACGAGCATTACGTTTGTGAGAAATCCGGCGTATGATGGACCGTTGCCTACATTTTCAATAATTAATAGTGAAAATGCATCTGATTCAATAGTTGGGACTCTCAGCCAAGACACTGCGTACCTGACCAGTGCTTCGCCAAACAATGACCTATCGTACACTGCTGTAAGTCAAGTGGCCGGCCAACAGACAGATGATAAAGTTGGGTTTATGGCAAAGTCACCCCTTTTCATTAGTTTTGCGCCACGGTGCTCCGGGGCCGTGTCTTCACAATCTCCATATGTTATTAATGCTTGTCCGCCGCATTCCTCAGCCACGCCCCAACCTTCACCTCCGCCGAAGCAACAAATATTATCTTCCGGTCAATTGCAGCCATCGAGTGCACAAAATCCAACTAACATGAGGTTACGGTTCATTCCAGCTTCAGCTGCAGTACAGGGTACAGGGCCCGTAAAGAGCACTGTGCCCGTATCGCCTCAAGTACCAACACAGAGTACAATAccaatacaaaatacaatgcCGATGCAGAATACAGTACCAATGCAAAGAGCAGTCCCAATGCAGAGTACACTCCCAATACAGAACACAATACCGATAGAAAATACTATCCCAATACATAGTGCTATACCAATACAGAGGACAGTATCAAATGCACCAATTCAAAACCCAATAGCTAATATCGTTCAACATCCAAATTTGGGTCTCTTGCTGACACATATTTTATCACAGAATCCTGTCAAGCAAGAATATTCATCGCCCACAAATATTCGATATATAACCGAAAGCCGAAAACCTAGTAAACAAAATGCCGTCAAAACTTTGCTACCTCTTCTCGTACAACTTCtaacagaaaaaaataataattgttgcGAATGTAAAAATGAAAACGAATTATCTCATACGTACAGCAGATATAAACCTGGATTCAAAAAAAGATTCGACAAATTCGAGGTCAATTTTGGTCGGCCTGATGTAAATCACTATCATCGCCTTGAACAAAATAAGAGAATAAAAAAGCCTTTCGATGATACTCTGGAAGAAGAAGATTACAGCGATGAAACTTCGGATTACACTGACGAAGAATATGATGACGAAGACTGA